In candidate division WOR-3 bacterium, the DNA window TATCAGGGCCAGTAGCTCAGCTCGGTTAGAGCGTCCGCCTGATAAGCGGGAGGCCGGTGGTTCAAGTCCACTCTGGCCCATAAATTTTGCTTGTAAAAATGAATATATATAGTAATATATATATATTTAATGTTGGGAAGGTCCCGGCAGAAAGTAAAGTAGAAGGTTCTTAATCAATAGCTAAGAGAACCAAAAACCAAAAGGAGGGAAAGGTATGAGAAAACTTCTTATAGGAGTGCTTCTTACCCTGACAGCAGTCGCCGGTTACGCGACACAGTCAAGGATTAATGTCCTTAACATGGCTGGTTACATGTCGGACATCATGTCCTGCTGGTCTAACCCCGGCTACATGGTAGTCTACCACAATGATTTAGGCAAAGACGCGGTCGGAATGGAATTCGGATGGGACAATCCCGCGAACAACGCCGACATGAACAGGTGGGGATACGTCCACTACGGAAACGCCAACCAGTACCTCGGCGTCGCCGTCAACCGCCCCGGCTTCCAGGGAATGCTTCCCATGAACCAGTGGGGTCTCAATCCCGCCGGTATGATGGCTGGTTCCATGGACTACATCAACGACACTCTCGTAGCCCCCAACAACCTTCTCGACATCATCTGGTCGAAAAAATGGGGACCGAAAGCCGGACTCGGAATCAACCTCAACTTCGGCATGTGGGGATATTCTACAAAGACAGCCGCTTATGAACCCACGCTCAACTCAATGAAATTAGGACTCCTCATCGGCTACTCCACCATGCCCATGGACATCACAGTTGGTTTTGACTACCTCACTTCCAGTGCTGAAATCAAAGCCATCGGTGGCGGCGTAACCACCACAGACGATATGGACAATTCCAACATGGCAGTCGATCTCGGATTCAGATACAAAATGTATCCCAGCCAGACGACAACAGTTATTCTTCCTCTCATCGGCGTGAGCTATGAAACAGGAAACGCGAAGTTCAACCCCAGCGGCGTCGACTTCGATCCTACCTACGACGGAAACGAACTCCAGTTCAATATCGGAACCGGAATAGTCTGGACAGGTGCGACCTGGCAGGCCGGTCTCGCTGGCGAACTCGGTTACTCAACCGAAAAAATGACATGGGAAAAAGATCAGGCAAACGACCGGGACGGTGAAATGACGGAAAACACAATCACCTTCCCCAGGGTCAAAGCCGGTGCCGAATCCCAGGTTTTCTCATGGCTTACAGCCAGAGCCGGAATGACCTACCAGCTCAACATGGTCACCCAGAAATGGTCTGAGACAACCGCCGGAACCACTGTTGAAACCGAAAGAAGTTCAAAATTCGAAAAGAACATGAACGTTCAGGTCGGCCTCGGCGTCCATTTCGGACCAAACTTCACGATAGACACAGAAGTCAGCGAAGACCTTCTCTACAACGGACCATATCTCATCTCCGGAGCCGCCAACGGCACCAACCCGATGAACCTTCAGGTCTCGGCTGTCTATCATTTCTAATTTAGTTCATTCTTTTAGGCGGGAATTCTTTTCCCGCCTTTTTTTTTATTCATTTCATCTTTCGGAATTTTCTCAGGAAAATAATTCATCCAGAAATCTTTCTGCATCAGAGCTCTTGCCCTCACCCGAAGTTTAAAATAAATATTATTAGAAAAATTTTATCGGAATTACCCTTCGATAAGAAATATGTGTTCATTTTTCTCAGTGCAGGAATAAAGCTATTCTACTTCGTGGTAGAAATATTTCTTCTTCTATCTTTTGATATCAGAGAAAAAAGAATTTTCAGAACTACTGGTTTATCCACTCTTCACGGCGGATATATTTGAATTTATTTCAAATTTTTTCCGTCTATATTTTCTTTCTGGTCCTGACCTTTTCTTTTATGCGCTGAATATGCCCTCTTCCCATTCCCTTGACTTCGCACCCTAGTTCAAAAAGCTCTTCAATTTTCTCGTCGGAAAGTATTCCGAAACAGTCGATAACAGCGACAGGGCCGCCCGTCATCGACACAATGTCCTCGGCAGAGAGAATAAGGTACTGTTCGTGGGGTACTGCAAGAATCAAAGCGTCGGCTCCTTTGAGAGACGGGGCGAGATCTTTTTCTACTGCAATGTTTTTCAAATCTTCCTGATTTCTGAAAAAATGCCTTCTCGAAGTCTGAGCGGAAGGGTAGTCTTCCTGTTTTTCTATTTCATACCAATGCTCGACGTAGGGGTCGTGCACCCGAATATCCGCGCCCATCTCGGCGAGTTTTCTCACTATGAGTTCGCTCCCGCTGTATCTTGTGTCTCCGACATCCTGCCTGTAACTCGCTCCGCATAGAAGAATTTTCGCGCCAGCTGTATTCTTGCCCATGTTCCTCAGTGCGTCTCTTGTCAGCTCTGCCGCGTGAAGGCCTCTTGTGTCGTTTATGTCTATCGCGGTCGGAGTTATCTTGAAAACATCGTCCCCGTCTTCGAATCCGAGAATGTGTTTGTAAGACCAATATCCGAGACCGCCGTCTTTAGGAAGACAGTAACCTCCAATACCCGGCCCAGGAAAAATTATGTTGTTGTGGGTCGGCCTCACCTTTATCGCCTTGATGACTTTGATAAGATCGACTCCGTTTCTCTCGGCGAATAGACTCCATTCGTTTATAAAAGCGAGAATTGCCGCTCTGTAGGAGTTTTCAACGATTTTCGTCGTCTCCGATTCTATCGGTTTGTCCATGACTGTCAGTGGAAAGTCTTTTGTGTTCAGGACTTCTTCAAGAAATTTTACCACTCTCCTCTTCGCCTCTTCGTCGCAGCCCGAACAAACTCTCCAAAAATCTCTTATGCTCTTTACGTATTCCCTGCCGGGCATGACCCTTTCAAAACTGTGAGCGAGCACCGGTTTTCCTTCGATTCCTCTTTTCTCGAATGCCTTTTTTAAAATTGGATACGCGACGAACTCGGTCGTACCGGGCGCCACGGTCGTCTCGATGAGAACAAGGCATTTTTCCGGGATTTTTTCTCCAATCAAACCGAGCGTCTCTTCGAGGGCTTTCATGTCTGTCTCGCCCGACTTCATGTTGCTGAGTTCTCTTTTGATGAAATCGCACTGCACGTCCACGATTACGACGTCCGCCAATTCAAGACAGTCGCTGTTGTATGTCGCGACGAGGTTTTTCTGATCCAAAACGCATCTTTTTATCAATTCGTCGACCGTGGGGTCTTCCGCTTTCACGGGAGATTCACCTCTGTTTAAAACTTCAATTTTCCAATAACTCCTCACGCTCGGTCTCTGACATCCGATTACGAATTTTTCGGGTTTTCCCAGCTTTCCCTTCGAATCGGCTACGATAGCGGCCATGACTGCGCCTACAAAACCGACGCCCATAACCACCACGATTTCTTTCCCTTCTCTCCTCGCCTTTTCTACAAGTTCTTTTATCTTCTTATGCTCATTTTTGTAATCTTCATTTTCAGGAAGAAGAAATTTTTCTCCGTTAGGGCTAATCGAAAAATTCTCTTTCTTCTGGCCTTCCATTATACCTCCGACTATTTTAATGTTTTTTTGGTGAACCGATTATTTATTTTCCGAAAACAATTTTTTAACAGGTTCCCGGGTCAATAAAATTATCGTGAAAACGCCCAGAACTGTGCCGTAGGGCATCATAAGGCACAATATTCCGGCGATGACAAGGCAATAACCGTATTTTTTGGCATTTCTCAAATACCTGCCGCTGAGAAAAATCAAAAAAGCAAGAGTCCAACCCAGAATGACCACAAAACCGCCAATTATTATGAAAAGAATACCAACTGCGGCTGGAGGAGCTTCATCCTGATTTTCAAAAAAACCGTTTGCGGAAAATACAAGAAGCAGAATTCCTATCGTCACATGAATCAACGGAAAACTCGAGACAAAAGCCGTAAAACCACTCATGATGAAATGGAAAATTGAAAGTGTCTTCAGGTTGTTCATTTCTTCTTGCAAAATACACCTTCTTTCATGAAAGAGCCCGGCTCATGATTACCCTTAAAAATCCAATATTAGCGTTTTCATCGGCGACGATAGCACCTGCTTTTTTAGGTGTTTTCATTGAAATGAAAGTCTGGTTGCCCGAGGATATTGAAAAATACATGGCGGTCTGTCCTCTCTCTTCTTCCAAATACGGCAGAACTTCGAAAATTATGCCTTTTAAAATATCTTCTTCACCAAGTTCGTTTTCGATTTCTTCCCTAGAGACGCCATCAGGGAAAATATACGCTTTTTTGACCCCGGTCTGCTGTCTTATTGCATCTATGCTGGTCATAATTTTTCTCTCGCCATTTCATGAATTTTCGTCATTTCAATTTTTACCAGACCCGTCTTTTTCTTTTCGCATAGAGCTGTCGCTGAAAAATCTTTGTCGATAAAACCGAGTATCGCTTCATCTTCGAACTCAGCCGACCAATATGGTTTATCCATTGATAAGCTTTTCACGTTCTCTACAGCCCCCCTGACCAAGTCCGAAAATGTCTTGTCTCCGTTTTCATAGAAGACAGAACCTCTCTCCATCAGAATGTATATGATTATTTTTCTTTCGAGCATTGATTTAATCTGGTTCTCGCAATCAGATAGATCAATGTCCGCGCTTTTTTTCTCTTCTTTAAGGGTTCTAACTATGACGTCGAGAGCTTCTTTGTTCAACCCGGATTTTACCGGTTGATTTGCTTCCTCTATTTCTGTTAATTTTCCTATTTCAACCGGTGGTGTTTCTTTTTCCTGAAAACTGAAATCCGGTTCTAAATCTTTCAATATTTCGTCGAGTTTCTCGTCTTCGGCTTCCGGTATTTTGCTCTCGGCCTCCAATTGCTTGGTTTTTTCCAAAAAATCTTCCGGGGGAGGAGGCAGGGGCAAATCTTGCCAATTTTTCTTCACCGGTCTTTTTTTATTATCTTCTCTTTCCTCCAAAACTTCCACCTTTCTCATTATGTGAGAAATCAATTTATCAGGATCTGAATTTCTGACAAAAAATTTGTCTTCGGGAAGACCGTAAACCCTGATTTCATTGTACGAAGGCGAATCAGGGTCCAGAAGGAGGGATTCATAAAACGCGATTTTCGCCAGATCGATTTTTTTTTTTGGACAAGATATTTTCCCATAGAATGCCAAGCGGAGGAGTCAAATGGATCTTTTTTAAGAGCGTTTTCCAGCTCTTTGATATCTTCTCTGCTATTGTCCATTGTATCGCGTCATAAAATTATACATATATATACCATATCGCCGCTTTCATTTACAAGCTTGCATTTACGTCATTTAAACTTTTCGTCTCTGAATTTTTGAATCCATATGTCAATGCTGTCAAGAATCTTTTTGACCGGCTCCTGGAATTTTCTCTGCTCGTATGGTTTCAACGAGAAAAAATATTTTTTCAGCAGTCCCTCAACCCCTGCGGTATTTCCATGGTTAGAAGGTTTTTCCGCCAAAATCTTTTGGATTTCATTCTCGATGTCGTATCCTTCTTTTTCCGGTTTTCCGATTATTTCAGTTAGAAATTCCCTCGAATCCTTTTCAGAGGCGGGTTCGAATATCTTTGATGTTTTATAAACTCTGTATTCAGCGTTGATAAAAGTGCCATTTGATTCAAAAAGAGATGAACACGGCAGGAAAACATCTGCCTTGACTGCTGTCTTCGTCAGAGATGTGTCGCATACCACCAAAAACTTTGTCTTTTCAAAATGCTTTTCGAGGTCTGCGTCAGAAAGGGGGTCCTCCTTGAAAACGAACGACGTTTCAAACCCTCCTTTTTCCATCAGCTTGGAATCCGGCATTTTTACGAAATCTCTTTCTCTCAAGTTCTGGTACGCGATGCTGTTTGAGTGAGACCCTAAAAGCAACAATCCATTTCCCGCCGAAAACAGTTTACCTGTCAGTATAAAATAAGCGCAAATCAGGTTTAAAGCATTTTTTTTGCCGTATTCGTCGAAGTTTATTACAAACACTGTTTTTTTATCAGGGCAAGCCAAAGCATCCGAGATTTTCTTCAGGTTTCTTCTCAAAATTCCGGTCCTGCGAACTGTTTCCTCCACAGTCCATTCTTTCAAAGATTTTTCAAATTCCCCGAAACCTGAAGTCAGTCTATCCGCGCTTTCGGTTTTCAAAAATCCCTTTTCCATCAATGCGTTCATGGCAGCCGCCATGATACACCCGTCTTCTTCGACAAAAAATGAAACATCGGCTTTTTTTGCCAAGGAACCTTTTTTACCTGGGTTTATGAGGAAAACCTGCGCTCCCTCGGTTTTTCTTTTGTTTATCTTCATCGCGGCTACAGGGTTGTATTCTTCAATGTCTCCTACAGACACTATAGTTTCCGCCCTTTCGAGGTCTTCAAATGTAGCGGTAGAACGCCTGTAAGCTTTGGGCAATTCATCCAGAGATCCGAAACCGGCGGAATATAGGTCTGATAAACTTCCGAAAAAACCGGCTCCGAATTTTTGGGATACCGACTTTAAAAGAAGCATTTCTTCGATGCTCGATTTTTGAGAGAAAAATACACCGCTTGTTTTTCCGCTGTGTTTCTTCATCCCGGAAACCGCTGCTTCAACAGCTTCTCCCCAACTTGTCTCGACAAGAGACCCGCTTTTATTCACCATCGGCTTTATAATTCTCGATTCTGCCTTTGCGTATTCATGTCCGAACCTTCCCCGTAAACAGAGCAGTCCATTTGAGGGGGCACCGATCCTTCCGTTTCTGTCTGAACCGATTTTCCAACTTCCCATGGGGCCTATCTTGACCAACAGGTGACACCCCACAGAGCAGAAAGAACAAACAGACTCTTTTTCCTCAACAATTCTCGGTACCGGTTTTTTCCCCGCTTCGACATACGCTATCGCCCCTGTCGGGCAGACGTCTATGCAGTTTCCGCAATTGATGCAATCCGTATTCAGCAGTCCCGGTCCTGGAATCGGTAGAACTTCGGTGTTGAAGCCTCTGTCTACGAAGCCGTAAACAGCCGGACCCACTATGTCGTTGCAAGTCCTGACGCATCTGCCGCAGAGAATACATTTGTTTTGGTCAAGAAGAATAAAAGGATGCGTCCTGTCCACTGGCCAAATTTTAACCTCTCCCAGATACTTAGTTGTGTCAACGTCGTATTCCGTGGCGTAATCCCTTAAAGCGCACGAATCCTGGACTGTGCAGCCGCATTCAAGACAACGGGCGGCTTCTTTTGGAACGTCTTTTTCGTCTATTCCCTTTTCTACTTCCCTCTCGTCGGATATTCTCTCTACAGGGTCTTCTTCCAGCATAGCGCTTCTTTTGAAAGAGTTTGCGAAACTGTAATAAAACTCAGGAGCTTTGCCGAAAACTTCCCGCTTTGACACAAATTTCTGTTTCGCTATCCTCGTTTCACCCGAAAGGTATTTGTCCATGGCTCTTGCCGCTTTTTGCCCTTGAGCTATCGCGTCTATGACGACAGCCGGGCCGAGCACGACATCCCCTCCGGCGAAAACGCCTTCCAGATTCGTATGAAGGGTTTTCTCCTCGGCTGCCAAGGTCTCCCTTTTTGTTTTTTCAAGGTCTATCCCGAAAAGGTCGGGTTTTTGACCTATCGCGGAAATTAAATAATCGCATGCCATATCGAATTCTCCGCCTTTTACGGGTATAGGTCTTCTCCTGCCTGAATCATCAGGTTCTCCGAGCTCCATGGTCTGGCATCTCAGAGCTTTGAGCTCTCCGGCTTCTCCGGTATTGAATCCCAAAGGAGCAGTGAGAAACATCGTTTTAACACCTTCTTGTTCGGCACCGTGAACTTCGATGGGGTCAGCCGGCATTTCGTTTTTCGTCCTTCTGTAGACGAGGGTGACTTCTGTGACGTCTTTTTCCCTTATGGCGGTTCTCGCGGCGTCTATCGCCGTGTTTCCTCCCCCCACTACTATGACTTTGCCTTTAAGCATAGGTTTTTTAGTTATCTGATGCTCCCTGAGATAATCAATTCCCGCTACGACTTCTTTTATTGTCTCTTCGCCTTCAATTCTCATGTTCTGACTCGACCAAGCGCCGAGGCCCAAAAATACCGCTGAAAAACCGTCCTTTTTCAAGTTTTCGTATGTAAAGTCTTTTCCGAACCTCACTCCCGTTTTTACCTTAATTCCGAGGTCCAATATAAAACCAATTTCTTGGTCTAGCAAATCCTTCGGCAGTCTGTATTCTGGTATGCCGTAACGCAGCATCCCTCCTAGTTTTTCCATCATGTCGAAAATCGTGACTGAGTAGCCTTCTTTCGCGAGAAAATACGCGGCTGTCAACCCTGCAGGGCCTCCGCCTATCACCGCCACCTTTTTCCCTTTAGGAGTTTTTGGAGTTTCCTTTACATGGCGTTCCCTTTCATAATCAGAAGCGTATCTTTTCAGGTAGTTTATCCCCACGGGTTTCTCGTCCACTTCTTTTCTTCTACAGTTTAATTCGCATTTTCTAACGCATATTCTTCCGCATATAATCGGAAGCGGATTTTTTTCCCTAATAGTCTTGACGGCTTCTGAATATTTTCCGTCGGATATCATGGCTATGTAAGACTGGACATCGACGTTAGCGGGGCATCCCTCGGAACAAGGAGCTACGCAGTCCGCGTAGTGGTTTGATAGCAAAAGTTCAAGAGCCATTTTTCGAGTCTGGTATATCCGCTCGTTGTTCGTGGTGACTTCCATCCCCTCGGCGACCGGAGTCGAACAGGAAGGGACGAGCTTGTTCAGCCCTTTAACTTCCACTACACATAAAAAACAAGAGCCGTATGGAGGAAGTTCGGGGTCGTGGCAGAGTGTCGGAATATCGGCTATTTTGTTTTCTCTCACTGCTTCGAGAATAGTGCTGCCCTGCCGGGCTTTAACCTTTTTTCCGTCTATTGTCATATTGACAGTGGTCATCATTTTCTCCTATTCTTTATAAACCGCGTCTTTTGGACAGACTTCCATGCATTTTCCGCAGGATATGCATTTTTCAGAGTCTATCACGTGAACTTTCTTAGGTGCTCCGGATATAGCTCCCACGGGGCATTTTTTGGCGCAGATCGTGCAGCCAATGCATTTATCTGGGTCTATGACGTATTTGACGAGAGCCGGACAAACCTTCGCCGGACATTTTTTATCGTAGATATGCGCTTTGTATTCATCGAGGAAATATTTCAAAGTTGTGAGAACTGGATTCGGCGCGGTCTGGCCTAATCCGCAAAGAGAAGCGGATTTGATCTTTTCCGCCAATTCATAAAGTTTCGGTATGTCTTCCTCTTCTCCTCTGCCTTCGGTGATTCTCGTGAGTATTTCCAGCATCCTCTTGGTGCCTATTCTGCAGAAAGTGCACTTGCCGCAGGATTCTTTCTGGGTGAAACTCAGGAAGAATTTCGCGACGTCGACCATACAGGTTTCCTCGTCCATGACTATCATACCCCCTGAACCCATAATCGCCCCGGTCTTCACGATTTCCTCGTAATCTATCGGGGTGTCGCAGAGTTCAGCCGGAATACAGCCTCCGGACGGACCTCCCATTTGAACCGCTTTGAGTTTTTTGCCGTTTTTAATGCCTCCGGCTATGTCGTATATGATTTCGTTTATAGTCAAACCCATCGGTACTTCTATGAGCCCGCTTCTTTCAATCTTTCCGGCTAGAGCAAAAACTTTTGTGCCTTTGCTCTTTTCGGTTCCCATGGATGCGAACTTTAAGGCTCCGTTGGTTATTATCCACGGAATATTGGCGAAAGTTTCCACATTATTTATGTTGGTCGGTTTACCCCAAAGACCGCTCACGGCGGGAAATGGAGGCCTGACTCTCGGCATTCCTCTTTTGCCCTCGATAGAAGCTATCAAAGCAGTCTCTTCTCCGCAGACAAAAGCTCCAGCGCCTTCCTTGATCTTGAGGCTGAAATTAAACGAACTCTTGAGTATGTTGTTGCCCAGGTAACCCCTTTCTGTCGCGTCGCTGATAGCTTTTTTAAGCCTTTCAATGGCTCTGGGGTATTCAGCTCTGACGTATATGTATCCTTCTTGGGCTCCCACTGCGTAGGCACAGATCAGCATGCCTTCCAAGACAGAATGCGGATCGCTCTCGAGGACGCTCCGGTCCATGAAAGCTCCGGGATCGCCCTCGTCGGCGTTGCAGATCACGTATTTTTTTTCTCCCGGGCTCATCTTCGTAAACATCCATTTCTTCCCAGTCGGGAATCCACCTCCGCCCCTGCCCCTCAAGCCGCTGATGGTCACTTCTTCTATCACTTGTTCAGGGGTGTAGTCGAAAAGGGCTTTTTCCAAAGCGGTATACCCACCTTTGTCGATATAATCGTCAATATCCTCCGGGTTAATTATTCCGCAATTTCTCAGAACAATTCTTTTTTGTTTGGAAAAAAGATCCGCTTCGCCTTTTTTGCCGTAATCATAAACCACCAAATCTTCGACGGTTTTACCTTTGAGGACATCCAATTCGAAAATCTTGGCGGCTTTTTCAACATCCACCTCTCCGTAAATGGTTTTTGAACCGTCGTCGTGCCTCACTTCTACAAGCGGTTCTTTGTAACACATTCCTATACAGCCGGTTTTTTCCAGTTTGACTTCGCTCCAAAGATTTTTCTCTTCGACGAGCTTCAAGAGATGGTTCCAGACTTTTTCCGCACCGGCGGATATTCCGCAAGTCGCCATTCCGACCAGGACTGTTTTCATTTCTTTTCTCCTTCGTTTTTCCTGTACGAATCGAGTATTCCGCGGATTGAATCAGGCGTCAGTTTTCCGTAGGTCTCATCGTCGATCATCACCGCGGGGGAAAGGCTGCAACAGCCCAGGCAGGCTACCGATTGAAGGGTGAACAGTCCGTCGTCCGTGTTTTCATCTTCTTTGACGTTGAGATGCTCTTCAACGGCTTTCATGATTTCGTTCGCTCCGTTGACATGGCAGGCTGTCCCCTGGCACACTTTGATTATGTGCTTGCCCACTGGTTTGAGCCTGAATTGCTTGTAAAAAGTGACTACGCCATAAATACTGCTCTGCGGTATTTTTGTCGCTTCAGAAATCATAGATATAACTTCTTTTGGAACGTAAGAGTAGATTTCCTGGGCGGCTTGCAAAAGAGGAATCACGGCTCCTCTCTCGTTTCCGTATTTTCTGAGCTTTCTGCTGAACAATTCGTCTTTGATTTCTTTCGACGAAGATACCATCTGACCTCCATAGTTTTACAATTTCTGGGCGGCGATGTATAATCCCG includes these proteins:
- a CDS encoding nucleotide sugar dehydrogenase, whose protein sequence is MEGQKKENFSISPNGEKFLLPENEDYKNEHKKIKELVEKARREGKEIVVVMGVGFVGAVMAAIVADSKGKLGKPEKFVIGCQRPSVRSYWKIEVLNRGESPVKAEDPTVDELIKRCVLDQKNLVATYNSDCLELADVVIVDVQCDFIKRELSNMKSGETDMKALEETLGLIGEKIPEKCLVLIETTVAPGTTEFVAYPILKKAFEKRGIEGKPVLAHSFERVMPGREYVKSIRDFWRVCSGCDEEAKRRVVKFLEEVLNTKDFPLTVMDKPIESETTKIVENSYRAAILAFINEWSLFAERNGVDLIKVIKAIKVRPTHNNIIFPGPGIGGYCLPKDGGLGYWSYKHILGFEDGDDVFKITPTAIDINDTRGLHAAELTRDALRNMGKNTAGAKILLCGASYRQDVGDTRYSGSELIVRKLAEMGADIRVHDPYVEHWYEIEKQEDYPSAQTSRRHFFRNQEDLKNIAVEKDLAPSLKGADALILAVPHEQYLILSAEDIVSMTGGPVAVIDCFGILSDEKIEELFELGCEVKGMGRGHIQRIKEKVRTRKKI
- a CDS encoding FAD-dependent oxidoreductase: MTTVNMTIDGKKVKARQGSTILEAVRENKIADIPTLCHDPELPPYGSCFLCVVEVKGLNKLVPSCSTPVAEGMEVTTNNERIYQTRKMALELLLSNHYADCVAPCSEGCPANVDVQSYIAMISDGKYSEAVKTIREKNPLPIICGRICVRKCELNCRRKEVDEKPVGINYLKRYASDYERERHVKETPKTPKGKKVAVIGGGPAGLTAAYFLAKEGYSVTIFDMMEKLGGMLRYGIPEYRLPKDLLDQEIGFILDLGIKVKTGVRFGKDFTYENLKKDGFSAVFLGLGAWSSQNMRIEGEETIKEVVAGIDYLREHQITKKPMLKGKVIVVGGGNTAIDAARTAIREKDVTEVTLVYRRTKNEMPADPIEVHGAEQEGVKTMFLTAPLGFNTGEAGELKALRCQTMELGEPDDSGRRRPIPVKGGEFDMACDYLISAIGQKPDLFGIDLEKTKRETLAAEEKTLHTNLEGVFAGGDVVLGPAVVIDAIAQGQKAARAMDKYLSGETRIAKQKFVSKREVFGKAPEFYYSFANSFKRSAMLEEDPVERISDEREVEKGIDEKDVPKEAARCLECGCTVQDSCALRDYATEYDVDTTKYLGEVKIWPVDRTHPFILLDQNKCILCGRCVRTCNDIVGPAVYGFVDRGFNTEVLPIPGPGLLNTDCINCGNCIDVCPTGAIAYVEAGKKPVPRIVEEKESVCSFCSVGCHLLVKIGPMGSWKIGSDRNGRIGAPSNGLLCLRGRFGHEYAKAESRIIKPMVNKSGSLVETSWGEAVEAAVSGMKKHSGKTSGVFFSQKSSIEEMLLLKSVSQKFGAGFFGSLSDLYSAGFGSLDELPKAYRRSTATFEDLERAETIVSVGDIEEYNPVAAMKINKRKTEGAQVFLINPGKKGSLAKKADVSFFVEEDGCIMAAAMNALMEKGFLKTESADRLTSGFGEFEKSLKEWTVEETVRRTGILRRNLKKISDALACPDKKTVFVINFDEYGKKNALNLICAYFILTGKLFSAGNGLLLLGSHSNSIAYQNLRERDFVKMPDSKLMEKGGFETSFVFKEDPLSDADLEKHFEKTKFLVVCDTSLTKTAVKADVFLPCSSLFESNGTFINAEYRVYKTSKIFEPASEKDSREFLTEIIGKPEKEGYDIENEIQKILAEKPSNHGNTAGVEGLLKKYFFSLKPYEQRKFQEPVKKILDSIDIWIQKFRDEKFK
- the nuoF gene encoding NADH-quinone oxidoreductase subunit NuoF, with the translated sequence MKTVLVGMATCGISAGAEKVWNHLLKLVEEKNLWSEVKLEKTGCIGMCYKEPLVEVRHDDGSKTIYGEVDVEKAAKIFELDVLKGKTVEDLVVYDYGKKGEADLFSKQKRIVLRNCGIINPEDIDDYIDKGGYTALEKALFDYTPEQVIEEVTISGLRGRGGGGFPTGKKWMFTKMSPGEKKYVICNADEGDPGAFMDRSVLESDPHSVLEGMLICAYAVGAQEGYIYVRAEYPRAIERLKKAISDATERGYLGNNILKSSFNFSLKIKEGAGAFVCGEETALIASIEGKRGMPRVRPPFPAVSGLWGKPTNINNVETFANIPWIITNGALKFASMGTEKSKGTKVFALAGKIERSGLIEVPMGLTINEIIYDIAGGIKNGKKLKAVQMGGPSGGCIPAELCDTPIDYEEIVKTGAIMGSGGMIVMDEETCMVDVAKFFLSFTQKESCGKCTFCRIGTKRMLEILTRITEGRGEEEDIPKLYELAEKIKSASLCGLGQTAPNPVLTTLKYFLDEYKAHIYDKKCPAKVCPALVKYVIDPDKCIGCTICAKKCPVGAISGAPKKVHVIDSEKCISCGKCMEVCPKDAVYKE
- the nuoE gene encoding NADH-quinone oxidoreductase subunit NuoE, yielding MVSSSKEIKDELFSRKLRKYGNERGAVIPLLQAAQEIYSYVPKEVISMISEATKIPQSSIYGVVTFYKQFRLKPVGKHIIKVCQGTACHVNGANEIMKAVEEHLNVKEDENTDDGLFTLQSVACLGCCSLSPAVMIDDETYGKLTPDSIRGILDSYRKNEGEKK